From a single Gemmatimonadota bacterium genomic region:
- a CDS encoding M24 family metallopeptidase has translation MPGMLGGADLVRQGGDGLGTRRSAAGFGGGGGRYLGMQIIRWVVLGAGLFGVAPVARAQIPVGEYRDRRDSVAARIGDGVVVAFGGRTPVTDFGPFYQLAGFRYLTGYEFADAALVMVIRGGRQRSTIFVNRSTPRRALYYGAEPDSSALADEVGLVPRDGGDLVKVADSLAASGLTFYSLRDFEAADFSRQDSLTRGGQFIRGLAARRPGLNVKDAHPIVDLLRARKSDAELALIRKAAEISAHGHLELMKKIEPGMHEYDLQAIIEYAFRRAGGERPSYGSIVGAGPNGTQLHYMKNRRPALPGEVVVVDAGTEYQGYAADVTRTIPVSGTYTAEQRAVYQLVRDGLAAAERNSKPGMSIQAAQDSSIDVRARGLAALGLVESATATFDPPWPVDCQAVPRSCLQASLFAIHGITHGIGLEVHDQLQAYYGDKTFQKGDAFTIEPGIYISAKQLDILPDTPKNRRFIAKARPLVARYLNTGVRIEDDYVITAEGLEWISSGVPREIEEIEAITRRIRPVP, from the coding sequence TTGCCGGGAATGTTGGGGGGGGCGGACCTCGTTAGGCAAGGGGGGGACGGGCTCGGCACTCGGCGCTCGGCGGCTGGCTTCGGGGGTGGGGGGGGACGATATTTGGGGATGCAAATCATTCGGTGGGTAGTCCTGGGGGCGGGGCTGTTTGGGGTGGCGCCGGTGGCTCGGGCGCAAATTCCGGTCGGCGAGTATCGGGATCGGCGGGATTCGGTAGCAGCGCGGATCGGTGACGGCGTGGTCGTGGCCTTTGGGGGCCGGACCCCGGTCACCGACTTTGGGCCGTTTTACCAACTGGCTGGTTTTCGGTACCTGACGGGGTACGAGTTTGCCGACGCGGCCTTGGTCATGGTGATTCGGGGCGGCCGCCAACGGAGCACGATCTTCGTGAACCGGAGTACGCCGCGACGGGCGTTGTACTACGGGGCGGAGCCGGACTCGAGCGCGTTGGCCGATGAGGTCGGACTGGTGCCTCGGGATGGGGGCGATTTGGTGAAGGTGGCCGATTCCCTGGCGGCCAGCGGATTGACGTTCTATTCGCTGCGGGACTTCGAAGCCGCCGATTTTTCCCGACAGGATTCGCTGACCCGGGGCGGGCAGTTCATCCGTGGACTCGCGGCGCGCCGTCCCGGTCTCAACGTCAAAGATGCCCACCCGATCGTCGATCTGCTCCGGGCCCGGAAAAGCGACGCCGAGTTGGCCCTGATTCGGAAGGCCGCCGAGATCAGCGCCCACGGGCACCTTGAACTGATGAAGAAGATTGAACCTGGGATGCACGAGTACGACCTCCAGGCGATCATCGAATACGCGTTCCGCCGGGCCGGCGGCGAGCGGCCCTCCTATGGGTCGATCGTCGGGGCCGGGCCGAACGGAACCCAACTTCACTATATGAAAAACCGCCGGCCCGCCCTCCCCGGCGAGGTCGTGGTCGTGGATGCCGGCACCGAGTATCAAGGGTATGCGGCCGACGTGACCCGGACGATTCCGGTGAGCGGCACGTACACCGCGGAACAGCGGGCGGTCTATCAGCTGGTCCGGGATGGCCTCGCGGCTGCGGAACGGAATTCCAAGCCGGGGATGTCGATTCAGGCGGCGCAGGACAGTTCGATCGATGTTCGGGCCCGGGGTCTTGCCGCCTTAGGCTTGGTTGAATCGGCCACGGCCACCTTTGACCCGCCGTGGCCGGTGGATTGCCAAGCGGTGCCCCGGTCCTGCCTCCAGGCCTCGTTGTTTGCCATTCACGGGATCACCCACGGGATCGGACTCGAGGTCCATGACCAGTTGCAGGCGTACTACGGCGACAAAACCTTCCAGAAAGGCGACGCGTTCACGATCGAGCCGGGGATCTATATCAGTGCCAAACAGCTCGATATTCTGCCCGATACTCCGAAGAACCGCCGGTTCATTGCCAAGGCCCGGCCGTTGGTGGCGCGGTACCTCAACACCGGGGTCCGGATCGAGGATGACTACGTGATCACGGCTGAGGGACTCGAGTGGATCAGCAGCGGGGTTCCTCGGGAGATCGAGGAGATCGAGGCGATTACGAGGCGGATTCGACCGGTGCCTTAG
- a CDS encoding FtsX-like permease family protein, with protein MTRRNQEIGVRLALGAKPGRVRRLVIVEGMVPAVIGIGAGLAAAMGLSRFLGEILYGVGPLDPLTFLVVPLLLTGVALGSALGPAHRATRVDSVAALRRE; from the coding sequence GTGACGAGGCGGAACCAGGAGATCGGGGTCCGCCTGGCCCTGGGTGCGAAGCCGGGCCGGGTCCGCCGCCTGGTGATCGTCGAGGGGATGGTTCCGGCTGTGATCGGAATCGGAGCCGGACTCGCGGCGGCGATGGGCTTGAGCCGGTTTCTCGGTGAAATCCTCTACGGGGTCGGGCCGCTCGATCCGCTCACGTTCCTCGTCGTCCCGCTCCTCCTGACCGGCGTTGCGCTCGGCTCGGCGCTTGGCCCGGCCCATCGGGCCACCCGGGTGGACTCGGTCGCCGCGCTCCGGCGGGAATAG
- a CDS encoding purine-nucleoside phosphorylase yields MTSHSPTTTGSADEVSHAAESIQARLGGRRPTVAIVLGSGLGALADRITDPVRIAYRDIPGFHAPAVLGHKGELVIGTLGGRMVVGQSGRFHMYEGHSAHTAALPVRAFALLGVRTLVVTNAAGGVNPSFGAGTIMVIKDHLNLTGQNPLLGPVREGESRFPDMSAAYDPELRAAAKQTAATLGIPVAEGVYAGLLGPNYETPAEIRMLQHLGADAVGMSTVVEIIAARTLGLRCLGISMITNAGAGLSKTPLSHAEVMESAAHSGTTVAHLIESTLTHT; encoded by the coding sequence ATGACCAGTCACTCGCCCACCACCACTGGGTCGGCCGATGAGGTGAGCCACGCCGCCGAGTCAATCCAAGCCCGCCTGGGCGGTCGCCGGCCCACGGTCGCGATCGTCCTGGGCTCCGGCCTCGGCGCCCTAGCCGATCGGATCACCGACCCGGTCCGGATCGCCTACCGGGACATCCCCGGCTTTCACGCCCCTGCCGTCCTGGGCCACAAGGGTGAACTCGTCATCGGGACCCTGGGCGGCCGGATGGTGGTCGGGCAAAGCGGCCGGTTCCATATGTATGAAGGCCACTCCGCCCACACCGCCGCCCTTCCGGTCCGGGCCTTCGCGTTGTTGGGGGTGCGAACCCTGGTTGTCACCAACGCCGCCGGCGGCGTCAATCCGTCGTTTGGCGCCGGTACCATCATGGTGATCAAGGATCACCTGAACCTGACCGGCCAAAATCCGCTACTCGGTCCGGTTCGCGAAGGTGAATCGCGTTTCCCCGACATGTCCGCCGCCTACGACCCCGAACTCCGAGCCGCGGCCAAACAAACCGCCGCCACCCTCGGTATCCCGGTCGCAGAAGGTGTCTACGCCGGCCTCCTCGGCCCGAACTACGAAACCCCCGCCGAGATCCGGATGCTCCAGCACCTCGGCGCCGACGCCGTCGGCATGTCCACCGTGGTCGAAATCATCGCCGCCCGAACCCTGGGCCTCCGCTGCCTCGGCATCTCCATGATCACCAACGCCGGCGCCGGCCTCAGCAAGACCCCCCTGTCCCACGCCGAGGTCATGGAATCCGCCGCCCACTCCGGCACCACCGTCGCCCACCTCATCGAATCAACCCTAACCCACACCTAA
- the add gene encoding adenosine deaminase has product MTTRDVIQRLPKAELHVHLDAVIRPTTMVALAKAAKFSLPTTDPDALRRFMLVGDGTSLDEYLKRFDQTIPLLQTPESIERVAYEAVEDAARDNIRYLEMRYCPMLSTKRGMPLQDVLDAEWRGLSRGEQDFGVVSRIINCSLRHYDPGVSIELAECSVANRHQGVVAFDLAGGEAGRPPAVHRAAFDIAQDGLIGITVHAGEAAGPESIREALLRCHANRIGHGTRLFEDPALMAYVRDRQVPIEINLTSNVKTGAVRSLREHPAKAYFAAGILVTLCTDGWLMTGATLSDEYWLAHDALGFTRAEIDRMIVAGFEAAFLPWLERRALVSRIRDELEGIR; this is encoded by the coding sequence ATGACCACGCGTGATGTCATCCAGCGCCTGCCCAAGGCCGAGCTCCACGTTCACCTCGATGCCGTCATCCGGCCCACCACGATGGTGGCTCTCGCGAAGGCCGCCAAGTTTTCCCTGCCGACCACCGACCCCGACGCCCTTCGCCGCTTCATGCTGGTGGGTGATGGCACGTCGCTCGATGAGTACCTCAAACGATTCGACCAGACCATCCCGCTGCTGCAGACCCCGGAATCGATCGAACGGGTGGCCTACGAAGCGGTCGAGGACGCCGCGCGGGACAACATCCGGTACCTCGAGATGCGCTACTGCCCGATGCTTTCGACGAAACGCGGGATGCCGCTCCAGGACGTCCTCGACGCCGAATGGCGGGGCTTGAGCCGCGGCGAACAGGATTTCGGCGTCGTGAGCCGGATCATCAACTGCTCCCTCCGCCACTACGACCCCGGCGTGTCGATCGAGCTCGCCGAATGTTCCGTGGCCAACCGCCATCAGGGTGTGGTCGCCTTCGATCTGGCCGGCGGCGAGGCCGGTCGCCCCCCCGCCGTTCACCGGGCTGCCTTCGACATCGCCCAGGACGGCCTGATCGGCATCACGGTACACGCCGGCGAGGCGGCCGGGCCGGAGTCGATTCGGGAGGCCTTGCTCCGCTGCCACGCCAACCGGATCGGCCACGGAACCCGGCTCTTCGAGGATCCGGCCCTGATGGCCTACGTTCGCGATCGCCAGGTCCCGATCGAGATCAACCTGACCAGCAACGTCAAGACCGGAGCCGTGCGTTCGCTCCGCGAGCACCCGGCCAAGGCCTATTTCGCGGCCGGCATCCTGGTAACCCTCTGCACCGACGGCTGGCTGATGACCGGCGCCACCCTGTCGGACGAATACTGGCTGGCCCATGATGCCCTGGGCTTTACCCGCGCTGAGATCGACCGGATGATCGTGGCAGGGTTCGAGGCCGCATTCCTCCCGTGGCTCGAACGGCGAGCCCTGGTTTCCCGCATTCGCGACGAGTTGGAAGGCATCCGATGA